In one window of Frigoriglobus tundricola DNA:
- a CDS encoding cupin domain-containing protein has translation MSDTPSYPYATHLNVLYPPLEVVDVPALVAACTDEWYNQTLSRVNDSVVRLGVIKGEYHWHKHDTEDEFFYTVSGLLLIDLEGRTVELKPGRGFVVPKGVTHRTRAPERTVILMVEGAGIVPTGDE, from the coding sequence ATGTCCGACACCCCGAGCTACCCCTACGCGACGCACCTCAACGTCCTCTACCCGCCGCTCGAAGTGGTGGACGTGCCGGCACTGGTCGCGGCGTGTACCGACGAGTGGTACAACCAGACGCTCAGCCGCGTGAACGACTCGGTGGTGCGCCTCGGCGTTATCAAGGGCGAGTACCACTGGCACAAGCACGACACCGAAGACGAGTTCTTCTACACCGTCAGCGGGTTGTTGCTCATCGATCTCGAAGGCCGCACGGTGGAGCTGAAACCGGGCCGGGGCTTCGTGGTGCCGAAGGGCGTCACGCACCGCACGCGGGCGCCGGAGCGCACGGTGATTCTCATGGTGGAAGGCGCGGGGATCGTACCGACCGGTGATGAGTGA
- a CDS encoding GNAT family N-acetyltransferase → MIAFRRFLNTDPPALADVWNESHTARGSFPLRTPALLERWVLSKPYFDPDGLIVATDSEDNNRVVGYALAGFGPNAELTALDYTHGIICSVAVRPGAGRKHLGADLVKRCEEYLTARGATKLRAGPVWPDCPFGFGLYGGTNCPGFLASDPAADPFFRSLGYQPAGTTLVFQKKLDAPLSIPDPRFSMLRKRYETQVMRAASVPTWWHECVWGTLDPVEFRVVDKLANSFIAARAIVWELEGYGWRWGFPSAGVLDIQVRQDLRKQGLAKLLLSQILRFLQDQFFGICEVHAPATDEALVGLCRAATLEHVDTGTTYVKQV, encoded by the coding sequence GTGATCGCATTCCGCCGCTTCCTCAACACCGATCCGCCGGCCCTGGCCGACGTCTGGAACGAGTCGCACACGGCCCGCGGCAGTTTCCCGCTGCGCACCCCCGCGCTGCTCGAACGGTGGGTGCTGTCCAAGCCGTACTTCGACCCCGACGGGCTGATCGTCGCCACGGACAGCGAGGACAACAACCGGGTCGTCGGGTACGCCCTCGCGGGGTTCGGTCCGAACGCAGAGCTGACGGCCCTCGATTACACGCACGGGATCATTTGTTCGGTCGCGGTGCGGCCGGGGGCGGGGCGGAAGCACCTGGGCGCCGACCTGGTCAAGCGGTGCGAGGAGTACCTGACGGCGCGCGGGGCGACGAAGTTGCGGGCCGGCCCGGTGTGGCCGGACTGCCCGTTCGGGTTCGGGCTGTACGGCGGCACCAACTGTCCCGGGTTCCTCGCGTCCGACCCGGCGGCCGACCCGTTCTTCCGCTCGCTCGGGTACCAGCCGGCCGGCACCACGCTCGTCTTCCAGAAGAAGCTGGACGCCCCGCTGTCGATCCCGGACCCGCGGTTCAGCATGTTGCGGAAGCGGTACGAGACGCAGGTGATGCGGGCCGCGAGCGTGCCGACCTGGTGGCACGAGTGCGTGTGGGGCACGCTCGACCCGGTCGAGTTCCGCGTGGTGGATAAACTGGCGAACAGCTTCATCGCCGCCCGCGCGATCGTGTGGGAACTGGAGGGCTACGGCTGGCGCTGGGGCTTCCCGTCGGCCGGCGTGCTGGACATTCAGGTGCGCCAGGACTTGCGAAAACAGGGGCTGGCGAAGCTCCTGCTCTCCCAGATCCTACGGTTCCTCCAGGACCAGTTCTTCGGCATTTGCGAGGTCCACGCCCCGGCCACCGACGAGGCGCTCGTGGGCCTGTGCCGCGCCGCCACCCTCGAACACGTGGACACCGGCACCACCTACGTGAAGCAGGTGTGA
- a CDS encoding pyridoxal-phosphate-dependent aminotransferase family protein produces the protein MKPRLFTPGPTTVPEDTLLELAKPVTYHRAAEAKAILAEVSEDLKYVFQTAQPVFTLTCSGTGGMEAAVSNSLAAGEKAVLCTAGRWGERWRGILKAFGATIVPVEVPYGKAVTHDMLANALTANPDTKVVFTTLSETSTGVGHDLQAFGRVVAKTDALLAVDGISGIGAMECRMDAWGLDLVVTGSQKALMMPPGLAFISASEKAWKKIDATPVRSFYLDIRRYKKSLAESDTPFTPGNTLIKAQRVSLKRIRAEGIENLWARHTRIATACRAGVEAMGLKLFAEKPNSALTVIKVPDGVDGTATLKALEKKYGYKFADGQDAMKGQIWRLSHMGYTDAFDVLGALSALELTLLDSGFKLEVGAGVAAFQKAYAAGK, from the coding sequence ATGAAGCCCCGGCTGTTCACGCCCGGCCCGACCACCGTACCGGAAGACACCCTTCTTGAACTCGCGAAGCCGGTGACGTACCACCGCGCGGCCGAGGCGAAAGCGATCCTCGCCGAGGTGAGCGAAGACCTGAAATACGTCTTCCAGACCGCCCAGCCGGTGTTCACGCTCACGTGTTCCGGCACCGGCGGCATGGAGGCGGCCGTCAGCAACTCGCTCGCCGCCGGCGAGAAGGCCGTCCTCTGCACCGCCGGCCGGTGGGGCGAGCGGTGGCGCGGAATTCTCAAGGCGTTCGGCGCGACCATCGTGCCGGTGGAAGTGCCCTACGGCAAAGCCGTGACGCACGACATGCTCGCCAACGCCCTGACGGCCAACCCCGACACCAAGGTGGTCTTCACCACGCTCAGCGAGACGAGCACCGGCGTCGGGCACGACCTCCAGGCGTTCGGCCGGGTGGTCGCGAAGACCGACGCGCTGCTCGCCGTGGACGGCATCAGCGGCATCGGCGCGATGGAGTGCCGGATGGACGCGTGGGGCCTGGACCTGGTCGTGACCGGGTCGCAAAAGGCGCTCATGATGCCGCCGGGCCTCGCCTTCATTTCCGCCAGCGAGAAGGCGTGGAAGAAGATCGACGCGACGCCGGTCCGCAGCTTCTACCTCGACATCCGCCGCTACAAGAAGTCGCTGGCGGAGAGCGACACGCCGTTCACGCCGGGCAACACGCTCATCAAGGCGCAGCGGGTGAGCCTGAAGCGCATCCGGGCGGAGGGCATCGAGAACCTGTGGGCGCGGCACACGCGGATCGCGACCGCGTGCCGGGCCGGGGTGGAGGCGATGGGCCTCAAGCTGTTCGCGGAGAAGCCGAACAGCGCGCTGACGGTGATCAAGGTGCCGGACGGCGTGGACGGCACCGCCACGCTGAAGGCGCTGGAGAAGAAGTACGGCTACAAGTTCGCGGACGGCCAGGACGCGATGAAGGGTCAAATCTGGCGGCTGTCGCACATGGGCTACACCGACGCCTTCGACGTGCTCGGCGCGCTGAGCGCGCTGGAACTGACGCTGCTCGACAGCGGCTTCAAGCTCGAAGTGGGCGCCGGCGTGGCCGCGTTCCAGAAGGCGTATGCCGCCGGTAAGTGA
- a CDS encoding outer membrane protein assembly factor BamB family protein, translating into MLRLMLPAALTLSFVPAAAGGDWPQLHGPARDGHSAETKLDWDWPKGGPKAVWTIDIGTGWAGPVVSGEHLFLFHRVGDDEIVQCLNPATGKEKWKHSCPTKYRDDFGFDDGPRATPTVAGGTVFTLGPNGDLSAVELATGKKLWHRNLLTDYRAGKGFFGAACSPLVMKDTVLVNVGGKGAGVVGFGVADGKEVWKSTDDGASYSSPVAAEIDGRPAAVFLTRTGLRVLDPVGGKSLYDFPFRPRDANSVQAATPLVWKDEIFLTASYATGGALLSAKKGEVAEVWANDKSLSSQYTTPVRVGDYLYGTHGRSDVGNAQLRCVEWKTGAVKWSEARFGVASLIAVDGGLLALTETGDLVRFDASPDGYKERARAVLLTKPTRAAPALANGRLYARDGKQLVCVSLKK; encoded by the coding sequence ATGCTGCGCCTCATGCTCCCCGCCGCACTCACGCTCTCATTTGTGCCCGCCGCCGCGGGCGGCGATTGGCCCCAACTGCACGGCCCGGCGCGCGACGGGCACTCCGCCGAAACGAAACTCGACTGGGACTGGCCGAAGGGCGGGCCGAAAGCGGTGTGGACGATCGACATCGGCACCGGCTGGGCCGGGCCGGTCGTGAGCGGCGAACACCTGTTCCTGTTCCACCGCGTCGGCGACGACGAGATCGTTCAGTGCCTCAACCCCGCCACCGGCAAGGAGAAATGGAAACACTCCTGTCCCACGAAATATCGCGACGATTTCGGCTTTGACGACGGCCCGCGGGCCACGCCCACTGTTGCCGGCGGCACGGTGTTCACGCTCGGCCCGAACGGTGACCTCTCCGCGGTCGAACTCGCCACCGGCAAGAAGCTCTGGCACCGCAACCTGCTCACAGACTACCGAGCGGGCAAGGGCTTCTTCGGGGCCGCGTGCTCGCCGCTCGTGATGAAAGACACGGTGCTGGTGAACGTTGGCGGGAAGGGCGCGGGCGTGGTCGGCTTCGGTGTGGCCGACGGCAAGGAAGTGTGGAAGTCCACCGATGACGGCGCGAGCTACTCGTCGCCGGTCGCGGCGGAGATCGACGGCCGACCGGCCGCCGTGTTCCTCACCCGAACGGGTTTGCGCGTGCTCGACCCGGTCGGCGGCAAATCGTTGTACGACTTCCCGTTCCGCCCGCGCGACGCGAACAGCGTCCAGGCCGCGACCCCGCTCGTGTGGAAGGACGAGATCTTCCTCACCGCGTCTTATGCGACCGGCGGCGCGCTGCTGAGCGCGAAGAAGGGCGAGGTGGCGGAGGTGTGGGCGAACGACAAATCGCTGTCGAGCCAGTACACGACGCCGGTCCGCGTGGGCGACTACCTGTACGGCACCCACGGCCGCTCGGACGTGGGCAACGCCCAGCTCCGGTGCGTGGAATGGAAGACCGGTGCGGTTAAGTGGAGCGAAGCGCGGTTCGGGGTGGCGTCGCTGATCGCGGTGGACGGCGGCCTGCTCGCGCTCACGGAGACCGGCGACCTCGTGCGGTTCGACGCATCTCCCGACGGTTACAAGGAGCGCGCCCGCGCGGTGCTGCTCACGAAGCCGACCCGGGCCGCACCGGCGCTCGCCAACGGTCGGCTCTACGCCCGCGACGGGAAACAGTTGGTGTGCGTGAGTTTGAAGAAGTAG
- a CDS encoding rhodanese-like domain-containing protein produces the protein MAKQHAPGFLKLVTDTKTRVTECTVDAVRERLAKGEPFVLVDVREESEFAAGHIPKAVHLGKGVIERDIEGKIPDPATPLVLYCGGGFRSALAADAIQKMGYTNVISMDGGWRAWTEQGLPVEK, from the coding sequence ATGGCAAAGCAGCACGCACCGGGGTTCCTGAAGCTCGTCACCGACACGAAGACGCGGGTGACGGAGTGCACCGTTGATGCCGTGCGCGAACGGCTCGCCAAGGGCGAGCCGTTCGTTCTCGTGGACGTGCGCGAGGAGAGCGAGTTCGCCGCCGGTCACATCCCCAAGGCGGTGCACCTGGGCAAAGGCGTCATCGAGCGGGACATCGAGGGTAAGATCCCCGACCCCGCGACGCCGCTGGTGCTGTACTGCGGCGGCGGGTTCCGGTCCGCGCTGGCGGCCGACGCGATTCAGAAAATGGGCTACACGAACGTCATCAGCATGGACGGCGGCTGGCGCGCGTGGACCGAACAGGGGTTGCCGGTGGAAAAGTAG
- a CDS encoding redoxin family protein, whose translation MTLLTRFSAVVVLLALAAAPAGAGKYNKKLNIGDAAPTWDKLDATDGKKYAFADFKDKDVLVVVFTCNSCIVAEGYEERLVAFAAGCNKADSKVGFVAINVNTGKADALPAMKDRATSRKFGFTYLYDPSQKTALAYGAMFTPECFVLNKDRKVVYMGAFDDKAEGEPKTKYVELAVKNALAGKTADTAETSAAAGCKIKFNRRDDD comes from the coding sequence ATGACCCTCCTCACTCGTTTTTCGGCCGTTGTCGTGCTCCTCGCCCTCGCCGCCGCGCCCGCGGGCGCGGGGAAGTACAACAAGAAGCTCAACATCGGCGACGCCGCCCCGACGTGGGACAAGCTCGACGCCACCGACGGCAAGAAGTACGCCTTCGCCGACTTCAAGGACAAGGACGTCCTCGTCGTGGTGTTCACCTGCAACAGTTGCATCGTGGCGGAGGGGTACGAGGAGCGCCTGGTCGCGTTCGCGGCCGGGTGCAACAAGGCCGACAGTAAGGTCGGGTTCGTGGCGATCAACGTGAACACCGGTAAGGCCGACGCGCTACCGGCGATGAAGGACCGGGCGACGAGCCGCAAGTTCGGTTTCACCTACCTGTACGACCCGTCACAAAAGACCGCGCTCGCCTACGGCGCGATGTTCACCCCCGAGTGCTTCGTGCTGAACAAGGACCGAAAAGTGGTCTACATGGGCGCCTTCGATGACAAGGCGGAGGGCGAGCCGAAGACGAAGTACGTGGAACTGGCCGTCAAGAACGCGCTCGCGGGCAAGACCGCCGACACGGCCGAGACGAGCGCCGCCGCGGGCTGCAAGATCAAGTTCAACAGGCGGGACGACGATTGA
- a CDS encoding DUF3500 domain-containing protein, which produces MNERNRNTPSVRGGGRKVLAMFGAMVLIALTLYASRDTLPPTPVSAAEDAKDKKPLAPAPRAVDAANAFLDSLDDKQRKQATLDYGSEKKPNWSNLPVTFVPRNGVKLGDLTKEQRDKAMGVIAAVLSKDGYQKVIDIMDGDQKLTEGKGGKGGGKGGDKGPMFGKDLYYLAIFGTPSEAKPWMVQFGGHHLGVNVTVVGKTFVLTPTHTGAQPAAFKRGEMEVRPLGRENDTAFKLMDALDEKQRKQAIIGERPTGELLLGPGRDGKTIEPKGIKGSALTADQQALLLDVIGAWVNIVESDAAAARLAAIKEKIGETYFAWSGPTEKGKAAYFRVQGPAVVIEYAPQGGTDHIHTVIRNPEDDYGVGSSKK; this is translated from the coding sequence ATGAACGAGCGGAATCGGAACACGCCGTCGGTCCGTGGCGGCGGCCGAAAGGTTCTCGCCATGTTCGGGGCAATGGTGCTCATCGCCCTGACGCTTTACGCGTCGCGCGACACGCTCCCGCCGACCCCGGTCTCCGCCGCCGAAGACGCGAAGGACAAGAAGCCGCTGGCCCCCGCGCCCCGCGCGGTGGACGCCGCCAACGCGTTCCTCGATTCCCTGGACGACAAGCAGCGTAAACAGGCGACGTTGGATTACGGCAGCGAGAAGAAGCCCAACTGGTCCAACTTGCCGGTGACCTTCGTCCCGCGGAACGGCGTGAAGCTCGGCGACCTGACCAAAGAACAACGGGATAAGGCGATGGGCGTGATCGCCGCCGTGCTCAGCAAGGACGGCTACCAGAAGGTCATCGACATCATGGACGGCGACCAGAAACTGACCGAAGGCAAAGGCGGCAAGGGCGGAGGTAAGGGCGGCGACAAGGGGCCGATGTTCGGGAAGGACCTGTACTACCTGGCGATCTTCGGCACGCCGTCCGAGGCGAAGCCGTGGATGGTGCAGTTCGGCGGCCACCACCTCGGGGTGAACGTCACCGTGGTCGGCAAGACCTTCGTCCTCACCCCGACCCACACCGGCGCGCAGCCCGCGGCCTTCAAGCGCGGCGAAATGGAGGTCCGTCCGCTCGGCCGGGAGAACGATACCGCGTTCAAGCTGATGGACGCCCTGGACGAGAAGCAGCGGAAGCAGGCGATCATCGGGGAGCGGCCGACGGGCGAGTTGCTGCTGGGGCCGGGACGCGACGGTAAGACGATCGAGCCGAAGGGGATCAAGGGCTCGGCCCTCACCGCGGACCAGCAGGCGCTGCTCCTGGACGTGATCGGCGCGTGGGTGAACATCGTGGAGTCCGACGCGGCCGCGGCGCGGCTGGCGGCGATCAAGGAGAAGATCGGCGAGACGTACTTCGCCTGGAGCGGGCCGACCGAAAAGGGCAAGGCGGCGTATTTCCGGGTGCAGGGGCCGGCCGTGGTGATCGAGTACGCGCCGCAGGGCGGGACCGACCACATTCACACGGTGATCCGCAATCCCGAGGACGACTACGGGGTGGGGTCGTCGAAGAAGTGA
- a CDS encoding RNA polymerase sigma factor, which yields MAEPPLTRVTLLARLKDGRDVDAWREFVQLYGPVVYRFARNRGLQDADAADLMQDVMRSVARNAHRMEYDPKRGTFRGWLYTVTRNKIYNFLSSQRNRPRGTGDADAQERLDATPAREEDGPDADWEKEYQRRLSARAMELVKGEFQPNTWAAFWQTAVDGRAAAEVGVALKMSAGAVYVAKSRVLARLRDEVQKMMEEEDN from the coding sequence ATGGCCGAGCCCCCGCTCACTCGCGTCACGCTGCTCGCCCGCCTGAAGGACGGGCGCGACGTCGATGCGTGGCGCGAGTTCGTGCAACTGTACGGCCCGGTCGTGTACCGGTTCGCCCGCAACCGCGGCCTCCAGGACGCCGACGCCGCCGACCTCATGCAGGACGTCATGCGGAGCGTCGCCCGCAACGCGCACCGCATGGAGTACGACCCCAAGCGGGGCACCTTCCGCGGCTGGCTGTACACGGTCACCCGGAACAAGATTTACAACTTCCTCAGCAGCCAGCGGAACCGCCCCCGCGGCACCGGCGACGCGGACGCCCAGGAGCGCCTGGACGCCACCCCCGCCCGCGAGGAGGACGGCCCGGACGCCGACTGGGAGAAGGAGTACCAGCGGCGGCTCAGCGCCCGGGCGATGGAACTGGTCAAGGGCGAGTTCCAGCCGAACACCTGGGCCGCGTTCTGGCAGACGGCGGTGGACGGCCGGGCCGCCGCGGAGGTCGGCGTGGCGCTCAAGATGAGCGCGGGCGCGGTGTACGTGGCCAAGAGCCGCGTGCTGGCCCGGCTGCGCGACGAGGTGCAGAAGATGATGGAAGAGGAAGACAACTGA
- the xylA gene encoding xylose isomerase → MAAFPDVPKIKYEGPESTNPLAYRHYNPDEMVEGKSMRDHLRFAVCYWHTFRGTGSDPFGPGCAIRPWEDGTDSLEMALKRVDVAFEFMEKLGVPYYCFHDRDVAPEGATLAESNKNLDAVAAKLKEAQARTGIKLLWGTANLFSNKRFVHGASTSCNADVFAYSAAQVKKALEVTKELGGENYVFWGGREGYMTLWNTDLKRELDHLAKFFHMAVDYKKKIGFTGPFLIEPKPHEPTSHQYDFDCANSLAFLRGAGLEKEFKFNVETNHATLARHTMGHELAYASANGMLGSIDANRGDLLLGWDTDQFPTDLYLTAQVMLIVLEQGGIGAGGMNFDAKVRRDSFEPVDLFHAHIGGMDAFAHGLKIAAAVRKDGVLRDFVKQRYASWDSGIGAAIERGETNFETLEAYMLKKGEADKNVSGRQELIENVLNRYLR, encoded by the coding sequence ATGGCCGCGTTTCCCGACGTTCCGAAGATCAAATACGAAGGCCCGGAGAGCACGAACCCGCTGGCGTACCGGCACTACAACCCGGACGAGATGGTCGAAGGCAAGTCGATGCGCGACCACCTGCGGTTCGCGGTGTGCTACTGGCACACGTTCCGCGGCACCGGCTCCGACCCGTTCGGCCCCGGCTGCGCGATCCGCCCGTGGGAGGACGGCACCGACTCGCTCGAGATGGCGCTGAAGCGCGTCGACGTGGCGTTCGAGTTCATGGAGAAGCTCGGCGTCCCGTACTACTGCTTCCACGACCGCGACGTGGCCCCCGAGGGCGCGACCCTCGCCGAGTCGAACAAGAACCTCGACGCGGTGGCGGCGAAGCTCAAGGAGGCGCAGGCCCGCACCGGCATCAAGCTCCTGTGGGGCACCGCGAACCTGTTCAGCAACAAGCGGTTCGTCCACGGGGCCAGCACGAGCTGCAACGCCGACGTGTTCGCGTACTCCGCGGCGCAGGTGAAGAAGGCGCTCGAGGTCACCAAGGAGCTCGGCGGCGAGAACTACGTGTTCTGGGGCGGGCGCGAGGGGTACATGACCCTCTGGAACACGGACCTCAAGCGCGAGCTCGACCACCTCGCCAAGTTCTTCCACATGGCGGTGGACTACAAGAAGAAGATCGGCTTCACCGGCCCGTTCCTCATCGAGCCGAAGCCGCACGAGCCGACCAGCCACCAGTACGACTTCGACTGCGCCAACTCGCTCGCCTTCCTCCGGGGCGCCGGGCTGGAGAAGGAGTTCAAGTTCAACGTCGAGACGAACCACGCGACCCTCGCGCGGCACACGATGGGCCACGAGCTGGCCTACGCCAGCGCCAACGGGATGCTCGGCTCGATCGACGCCAACCGCGGCGACCTCTTGCTCGGCTGGGACACGGACCAGTTCCCGACCGACCTGTACCTGACGGCGCAGGTCATGCTGATCGTGCTCGAACAGGGCGGGATCGGCGCCGGCGGCATGAACTTCGACGCGAAGGTGCGCCGCGACAGCTTCGAGCCGGTGGACCTGTTCCACGCCCACATCGGCGGGATGGACGCGTTCGCCCACGGGCTGAAGATCGCCGCCGCGGTCCGGAAGGACGGCGTGCTCCGCGACTTCGTAAAGCAGCGGTACGCGAGCTGGGACAGCGGCATCGGCGCGGCGATCGAGCGCGGCGAGACGAACTTCGAGACGCTCGAAGCCTACATGCTCAAGAAGGGCGAGGCGGACAAGAACGTGTCCGGGCGGCAGGAACTGATCGAGAACGTCCTGAACCGCTACCTGCGGTAA
- a CDS encoding serine/threonine-protein kinase, producing MPETTTTACPPQADLERLLNGRCTEARNAALCEHVGACPACQQRLDRLAGSGSDLAEHLRDADAAPAPKDSAYWRAIADAEDELRKTILFPPGGESDTPHPEGDLKLDFLQPADKPNRLGKLGPFDIIRVVGRGGMGVVLHGYDPSLDRDIAIKVIDPQLANNEVARQRFCREARAAAAVTHDNLVAVHQVNEDEPSGLPYLVMQLINGESLEQRLKRISKLSVPEVARLGMQAAAGLAAAHAGGLIHRDIKPGNILLEAPADRVKLTDFGLARAAEDVKLTRTGFVAGSPLYMAPEQARGDEIDPRSDLFSLGSVLYEASTGVAPFEAKTPLAVLRRVSDETQMPLSRINPDVPKWLSEAVDKLLSKEPAGRYQTATEVAEVFASGLVEMHLLSPLDVPAEVCSASRTGVPRTPICWKTVGGRVKPWVGGAVFGGLVVGLLWALLGPGTPPTPETRPEQEQPAGAVTTGEELAKKLEDQKTTEVALAPGTFDLTAFVGKRPDLVVSTHGPTRLILSATDPGPKPRLTLPGESGTVWAVSFLSNDRLVMGMEDGSIKIWDLEHGEAIRTLDRQDGNIWTADVSADGQYLVTASDESSVTFWSLKSFKPEFTFPESNSTKVAKFSPDGKHLATGNRSGIVKVWDWANQIPYAQLRGHRGTVHSLAYSPDGTRLASAGSDRTVKVWDLKKGVGAWELGEGPAPSLDMSLHRGAVYAVAFSPDGKRLVSAGWDGTVRIWDAITGTQLLRIAAHDQDVWSIAFGAGGKWVASGSSDGSVKVWEVDTGKELFAYRGTRAFHVVRFAPNGTTLAAGGRDGTVKVWDLKK from the coding sequence ATGCCTGAAACGACGACGACCGCGTGCCCGCCCCAGGCCGACCTCGAGCGGCTGCTCAACGGGCGCTGCACCGAGGCCCGCAACGCGGCCCTGTGCGAGCACGTCGGCGCGTGCCCGGCGTGCCAGCAGCGCCTGGACCGGCTCGCCGGCTCGGGGTCCGACCTCGCCGAGCACCTGCGCGACGCCGACGCCGCGCCGGCGCCCAAGGACTCCGCGTACTGGCGGGCGATCGCGGACGCCGAGGACGAGCTGCGCAAGACGATCCTGTTCCCGCCCGGCGGCGAGTCGGACACGCCGCACCCGGAGGGCGACCTGAAGCTCGACTTCCTCCAGCCCGCGGACAAGCCCAACCGGCTCGGCAAGCTCGGGCCGTTCGACATCATCCGCGTCGTCGGCCGCGGCGGGATGGGCGTCGTGCTGCACGGCTACGACCCGTCGCTCGACCGCGACATCGCGATCAAGGTGATCGACCCGCAGCTCGCGAACAACGAGGTCGCGCGCCAGCGGTTCTGCCGCGAGGCCCGCGCCGCCGCCGCGGTCACGCACGACAACCTGGTCGCCGTCCACCAGGTGAACGAGGACGAGCCGTCCGGGCTGCCGTACCTGGTCATGCAGCTCATCAACGGCGAGTCGCTGGAACAGCGCCTCAAGCGGATCAGCAAGCTGAGCGTGCCGGAGGTCGCCCGGCTGGGGATGCAGGCCGCCGCCGGGCTGGCCGCGGCGCACGCCGGCGGGCTCATCCACCGCGACATCAAGCCCGGCAACATCCTGCTGGAAGCGCCCGCGGACCGCGTGAAGCTCACCGACTTCGGGCTGGCGCGGGCCGCGGAGGACGTGAAGCTCACCCGCACCGGGTTCGTCGCCGGGTCGCCGCTCTACATGGCCCCGGAACAGGCCCGCGGCGACGAGATCGACCCGCGGTCGGACCTGTTCAGCCTCGGCAGCGTCCTTTACGAGGCGTCCACCGGCGTGGCCCCGTTCGAGGCGAAGACCCCGCTGGCGGTGCTGCGGCGCGTCTCGGACGAGACGCAGATGCCGCTCAGCCGCATCAACCCCGACGTGCCGAAGTGGCTCTCGGAGGCCGTGGACAAGCTGCTGTCGAAGGAGCCGGCGGGCCGGTACCAGACGGCGACGGAGGTGGCGGAGGTGTTCGCCTCCGGGCTGGTCGAGATGCACCTGCTCTCGCCGCTGGACGTGCCGGCGGAAGTGTGTTCCGCGTCGCGCACGGGCGTCCCGCGCACCCCCATCTGCTGGAAGACGGTCGGCGGCCGCGTGAAGCCGTGGGTCGGCGGAGCGGTCTTCGGCGGCCTCGTCGTCGGGCTGCTCTGGGCGCTGTTGGGACCGGGCACCCCGCCGACGCCCGAAACCCGCCCCGAGCAAGAACAACCCGCGGGGGCCGTTACGACGGGCGAGGAGCTGGCCAAAAAGCTCGAAGATCAAAAAACGACGGAGGTCGCGCTCGCGCCGGGAACGTTCGACCTCACCGCGTTTGTCGGCAAGCGCCCGGACCTCGTCGTGTCCACGCACGGCCCGACCCGGTTGATCCTGTCCGCCACCGACCCCGGCCCGAAGCCCCGCCTCACGCTGCCCGGCGAGTCCGGAACCGTGTGGGCGGTGTCGTTCCTGTCGAACGACCGGTTGGTGATGGGGATGGAGGACGGGTCCATCAAGATTTGGGACCTGGAGCACGGCGAAGCGATCCGGACCCTCGACCGGCAGGACGGTAACATCTGGACCGCCGACGTCTCGGCCGACGGCCAGTACCTGGTGACCGCGTCCGACGAGTCGTCGGTGACCTTCTGGAGCCTGAAGAGCTTCAAGCCCGAGTTCACGTTCCCGGAATCGAACTCGACCAAGGTCGCCAAGTTCAGCCCCGACGGTAAGCACCTCGCCACGGGCAACCGGAGCGGGATCGTGAAGGTGTGGGACTGGGCGAATCAGATCCCCTACGCCCAACTGCGCGGCCACCGCGGAACGGTCCACAGTCTGGCTTACAGTCCGGACGGCACCCGCCTCGCCAGCGCCGGCTCCGACCGGACGGTCAAGGTGTGGGACCTGAAGAAGGGCGTAGGCGCGTGGGAACTCGGGGAGGGGCCGGCCCCGTCGCTCGACATGTCCCTGCACCGCGGGGCCGTGTACGCGGTCGCGTTCAGTCCGGACGGCAAGCGCCTCGTGAGCGCCGGGTGGGACGGCACCGTTCGCATCTGGGACGCGATTACCGGTACCCAGCTCCTCCGGATCGCGGCGCACGATCAGGACGTGTGGTCCATCGCCTTCGGAGCGGGCGGCAAGTGGGTCGCCAGCGGCAGCTCCGACGGCTCCGTAAAGGTGTGGGAAGTGGACACGGGCAAGGAGCTGTTCGCGTACCGCGGCACGCGGGCGTTCCACGTCGTCCGGTTCGCGCCCAACGGCACCACGCTCGCCGCCGGCGGGCGCGACGGCACCGTAAAGGTGTGGGACCTCAAGAAGTAA